From a region of the Blastopirellula marina genome:
- a CDS encoding class I SAM-dependent methyltransferase, which produces MTAAELGSFQYSLLDFGSGRKLEQFGSVVLDRYSPSAEGFKATRPDLWNQAIARYVRRTETQGDWLDADRLPPTWEVAAGPLKFRLKTTKFGHLGLFPEQLANWKWLTETCQASSRPLRILNLFAYTGGSSLACALGGAEVTHVDAAANVVKWARTNAELSDMADAPIRWIAEDAPKFVKREIKRGNTYDGVILDPPTYGHGSKGEVWRIGKHLPLLMGYLNQLLAENPKLVLLTCHSPGYEDDVLKQMTQEAFPGITAKQIEAGPLTIPDRNGRHLPSGYYASFANVR; this is translated from the coding sequence ATGACTGCTGCCGAACTGGGCTCTTTTCAATATAGCTTGCTCGACTTTGGCTCTGGTCGAAAGTTAGAACAATTTGGATCGGTCGTTCTTGATCGGTATTCTCCGTCTGCCGAAGGATTTAAGGCCACCAGGCCCGATCTCTGGAACCAGGCCATTGCCAGGTATGTGCGGCGCACCGAAACCCAGGGAGACTGGCTCGATGCCGACCGCTTACCACCAACCTGGGAGGTTGCTGCCGGCCCTCTGAAATTTCGCCTGAAAACCACCAAGTTTGGCCACTTGGGACTCTTCCCCGAACAGTTGGCCAATTGGAAGTGGCTGACCGAAACGTGTCAGGCCAGTTCGCGACCGCTGCGAATCCTCAACCTGTTCGCCTACACGGGAGGGTCTTCGTTGGCATGTGCCCTGGGCGGGGCCGAGGTCACCCATGTCGATGCGGCCGCCAATGTCGTGAAATGGGCCCGGACCAATGCCGAGCTTTCCGACATGGCCGACGCCCCCATTCGCTGGATTGCCGAAGATGCCCCCAAATTCGTTAAACGCGAAATCAAACGAGGCAACACGTACGACGGCGTTATCCTCGACCCGCCCACCTATGGGCACGGATCGAAGGGCGAAGTGTGGCGTATCGGCAAGCACCTTCCCTTATTGATGGGATACCTGAACCAACTATTGGCCGAAAACCCGAAGCTTGTCTTGCTGACGTGCCATTCGCCTGGCTATGAAGACGATGTGCTCAAGCAAATGACGCAAGAGGCGTTTCCCGGCATTACCGCCAAACAAATTGAAGCCGGCCCGTTGACCATTCCCGATCGAAACGGACGCCACCTCCCCAGCGGGTACTACGCGAGTTTCGCCAACGTTCGATAG
- a CDS encoding DUF1559 domain-containing protein has product MVIHSRNSGNRIGFTLVELLVVIAIIGVLIALLLPAVQQAREAARRMQCSNNMKQLGLGIHNFHDTYGYVPPGGSSDQIPFGTNTGTSGWGSSWMVYMLPFIEQNSLFDKFHLSGSSGWGTDATNNTSFAKNVLIDAYQCPSSPLDEFCVSPHSNGPIMAASYAAISGAVDGLIPGYTESRYNTPASSTGCCSGGIASGGGVMTPSGKLGLESITDGTSNTAVIGEISDFLITANGTKSDYRSSARHGWMIGWRTASTPPKVGNGGDLRTFNQVTIRYPINQKKRPGTGWPDWPGNCGSDGICDNASTNTPLVSAHPGGVMTLLADGSVRFLPETMSMDILARLVTRDDGQVVNLP; this is encoded by the coding sequence ATGGTGATTCACAGTCGCAATTCAGGGAACCGGATTGGTTTCACGCTCGTGGAACTACTAGTCGTCATCGCAATTATCGGCGTACTTATTGCCTTACTGCTACCTGCGGTACAGCAAGCTCGTGAAGCTGCCCGGCGAATGCAGTGCAGTAACAACATGAAACAATTGGGCCTGGGAATTCACAATTTCCACGATACCTACGGGTATGTTCCGCCCGGTGGATCCTCCGATCAAATTCCGTTCGGAACGAATACCGGGACAAGCGGATGGGGAAGCTCTTGGATGGTCTATATGCTTCCGTTCATCGAGCAGAATTCCCTGTTCGATAAATTCCACCTTAGTGGTAGCTCTGGCTGGGGAACGGATGCAACGAACAACACGAGTTTCGCAAAGAACGTTTTGATCGACGCTTATCAATGTCCTTCTTCGCCGCTGGACGAGTTCTGCGTCAGCCCGCACTCCAATGGTCCTATCATGGCTGCCAGCTATGCAGCGATCTCGGGTGCGGTCGATGGTCTGATCCCCGGTTACACCGAAAGCCGATATAATACGCCGGCTTCGTCAACCGGTTGTTGTTCTGGTGGAATTGCCAGCGGCGGCGGCGTAATGACCCCCAGTGGCAAGCTCGGCCTGGAATCGATCACTGATGGAACATCGAATACGGCCGTTATTGGCGAAATCAGTGACTTCCTCATCACCGCAAATGGTACGAAAAGTGACTATCGCAGCAGTGCTCGCCACGGCTGGATGATCGGCTGGCGTACGGCGAGCACGCCACCGAAAGTCGGCAACGGCGGCGACCTGCGAACCTTCAACCAAGTCACCATTCGCTATCCCATTAATCAAAAGAAACGACCGGGCACCGGCTGGCCAGACTGGCCCGGCAACTGTGGTTCCGATGGCATCTGCGACAACGCCAGCACCAACACGCCGCTGGTCTCGGCGCATCCAGGGGGCGTGATGACCTTGCTGGCCGATGGTTCGGTCCGTTTTCTTCCCGAGACGATGTCGATGGATATTCTAGCTCGTCTTGTGACGCGCGACGACGGACAAGTCGTGAATCTTCCTTAG
- a CDS encoding PDZ domain-containing protein: MMLAPIACAAEPPEGAPAKQPPTSAEITSWIDQLDSDKFLLRENATQKLIGAQQAAIGPLADAVRTGSLEKAFRCIHVLRAFAIGDDIETEIEANAKLALIAATENDRVGAYAGDVLKRIEPIQRERAIRILSGLGVKFTSYAPIQGFQTLEEGPGIWITNDYTGSVKELHYLQHLGFIEDVQIENDKITAEWFAEIAKMPSVHFLTIKDGPVDIEMLRELEPIFHKIDWLRLYYLNLKSSPAPLLGKMTSLRHVEIFGLVVDGKEVYQDGDEQERIRSALLGVLPENLRFRSGGFLGVRGSADGNRAPCVVQSVDQDTGAYKAGLRGGDTVTEVNGTKVEGFMHLIELLKDKKAGDKVKMIAIRGTETKELDITLGKWQLRETY, from the coding sequence ATGATGCTTGCGCCGATCGCCTGTGCGGCTGAGCCCCCAGAGGGAGCCCCGGCCAAGCAGCCTCCGACCTCGGCCGAAATTACGTCATGGATCGACCAACTCGACAGCGACAAGTTCCTGCTTCGCGAGAACGCCACGCAAAAGCTGATTGGTGCCCAGCAGGCCGCCATCGGTCCTCTGGCCGATGCGGTTCGTACTGGCAGCTTGGAAAAAGCATTTCGCTGTATCCACGTGCTGCGGGCTTTTGCCATTGGGGATGATATCGAGACCGAAATCGAAGCCAACGCGAAACTAGCCCTGATCGCCGCCACCGAGAACGACCGAGTGGGTGCCTATGCCGGGGACGTACTGAAGCGAATCGAGCCAATTCAGCGCGAACGTGCGATTCGCATCCTGAGTGGCCTGGGGGTGAAGTTCACCAGTTACGCTCCGATTCAGGGTTTTCAGACCTTGGAGGAAGGGCCTGGGATTTGGATCACCAACGACTACACCGGGTCGGTGAAGGAACTGCATTACCTGCAGCACCTAGGCTTCATCGAAGACGTGCAGATCGAGAACGACAAGATCACCGCCGAATGGTTTGCCGAGATCGCCAAGATGCCAAGCGTGCATTTTCTGACGATTAAAGATGGGCCGGTTGATATCGAGATGCTGCGAGAGCTAGAGCCGATTTTCCATAAGATCGATTGGCTCAGGCTCTACTACCTGAATCTGAAGAGCTCCCCTGCACCGTTGCTGGGTAAGATGACTTCGCTGCGTCACGTGGAGATTTTCGGATTGGTCGTCGATGGCAAAGAGGTCTATCAAGATGGCGACGAACAAGAGCGAATTCGCTCGGCCTTGCTAGGGGTACTGCCCGAGAATCTGAGGTTCCGTAGCGGTGGTTTTCTAGGGGTGCGCGGCTCGGCGGACGGCAATCGAGCTCCTTGTGTCGTGCAAAGTGTCGATCAGGATACGGGGGCTTACAAAGCGGGCCTGCGTGGTGGTGATACGGTGACCGAAGTCAACGGCACGAAGGTCGAAGGATTCATGCACCTGATCGAGCTACTGAAAGACAAGAAGGCTGGCGACAAGGTGAAAATGATCGCGATTCGTGGAACCGAGACCAAGGAATTGGATATTACGCTCGGAAAATGGCAACTGCGAGAAACTTATTAA
- the sigJ gene encoding RNA polymerase sigma factor SigJ encodes MVTGDQFEFLRQDLIGFCYRMLGSLPDAEDIAQEAYLRWEQAGRPELDSPRSWYLRVCARLCLDRIKSVRYRREQYVGPWLPEPMLDDHADRVELDETISIALMLTIERLKPAERAAFILHDLFGYEFQEVADILGLEAANCRQLAKRARIHLRGEKTRSGADPAGIKRIADAFFQAVNAGDLDGLRDVLTEDVVLHADGGGKVSAARDLIVGFHSVTTFMIRVFRNAQHKHQQEITFRPAWFNGAPGVVSYQGEAIIAAYHFEVIDGKIASLFIYRNPDKLAIFGQASAS; translated from the coding sequence ATGGTAACCGGCGATCAGTTTGAATTTCTGCGACAGGATCTGATTGGTTTCTGCTATCGGATGCTGGGAAGTCTGCCCGATGCGGAGGATATCGCCCAGGAAGCGTATCTCCGCTGGGAACAAGCCGGGCGACCGGAACTCGATTCGCCACGAAGCTGGTACCTGCGCGTTTGTGCCCGGCTTTGCTTGGATCGCATCAAGTCGGTTCGTTACCGGCGCGAGCAGTATGTGGGGCCATGGCTGCCAGAGCCAATGCTCGATGATCACGCTGATCGCGTGGAACTGGATGAAACCATTTCGATCGCTCTGATGCTGACGATTGAGCGTTTGAAACCGGCCGAGCGTGCCGCGTTCATCTTGCACGACCTGTTTGGTTACGAGTTCCAGGAGGTTGCCGACATCCTGGGATTGGAAGCGGCAAATTGCCGGCAACTGGCCAAGCGAGCCAGGATTCACCTGCGCGGCGAGAAAACACGAAGTGGGGCCGATCCCGCAGGGATCAAGCGAATCGCGGATGCGTTCTTTCAGGCCGTGAACGCAGGCGACCTAGATGGCTTGCGAGATGTGCTGACGGAAGATGTCGTCCTGCATGCCGATGGCGGTGGCAAGGTGAGTGCTGCTCGCGATCTGATCGTTGGTTTCCACTCGGTAACCACCTTCATGATTCGTGTCTTTCGCAACGCTCAGCATAAGCATCAGCAGGAGATCACCTTTCGCCCTGCCTGGTTCAATGGAGCCCCAGGCGTGGTGAGCTATCAGGGTGAAGCGATCATTGCCGCCTATCACTTTGAAGTGATCGACGGCAAGATTGCTTCGCTGTTTATCTATCGGAATCCAGACAAGCTGGCGATCTTCGGGCAAGCCTCGGCGAGTTAG
- a CDS encoding glycosyltransferase family 9 protein, with amino-acid sequence MLSPAPRILITRLSALGDTVLTLPVLCALRKAFPSAQIGWVAEPAASKVLADRTDLNFLFTVEKGWLTKPVEINRLRRALSRHKFEIVLDVQGLTKSAVAGWLSGRKHQITFTRGQSREVAPNLAGVRIAPTAKYIAERYLELLEPLGIENPRLEFQMPYDPVAYQAMAGRVPMVASGRYAVLNVGAGWFSKTWVPARFGEVAADLFMRYEIPSLLLWGSDTEYAYAEEAAETARSIAPHSVTILPKMSIAEMKETIRHASLLISGDTGPLHFGVALDTPTISLFGVTKAEYYSPCRGIHRTIQNVYDPLSCRKRRRAGNDAMRAIPTVDVLSQVDILLNMRHPKAA; translated from the coding sequence ATGCTATCACCTGCCCCACGCATTCTTATCACCCGCCTTAGTGCCCTGGGCGATACGGTCCTTACGCTGCCGGTACTGTGCGCGCTGCGCAAGGCGTTCCCGTCGGCGCAAATTGGCTGGGTTGCTGAGCCAGCGGCCTCGAAGGTGCTGGCCGATCGTACCGATCTCAACTTCCTGTTCACCGTGGAAAAAGGGTGGCTCACCAAGCCGGTCGAAATTAATCGGCTGCGGCGTGCGCTGTCCAGGCACAAGTTTGAGATTGTGCTCGACGTCCAGGGGCTGACTAAGAGTGCCGTCGCCGGTTGGCTTTCGGGACGGAAGCATCAAATCACCTTCACACGCGGACAATCGCGCGAAGTGGCTCCGAACCTGGCTGGCGTGCGTATTGCCCCCACGGCGAAGTACATTGCCGAGCGTTATCTCGAACTGCTCGAGCCGCTGGGAATCGAGAATCCCAGGCTCGAGTTCCAAATGCCATACGACCCGGTCGCCTACCAGGCAATGGCCGGCCGAGTGCCGATGGTGGCAAGTGGGCGTTACGCGGTGCTGAACGTCGGGGCTGGATGGTTCTCGAAGACCTGGGTGCCGGCCCGTTTTGGCGAGGTCGCGGCCGACCTGTTCATGCGGTACGAAATTCCCAGCTTGTTGCTGTGGGGAAGCGATACCGAGTACGCCTATGCCGAAGAAGCCGCTGAAACGGCTCGCTCGATCGCCCCGCACAGCGTCACGATTCTGCCCAAGATGTCTATCGCCGAAATGAAAGAGACAATCCGGCATGCTTCGCTACTGATTAGCGGTGATACAGGGCCGCTGCACTTCGGTGTGGCCCTCGATACGCCGACGATTTCGTTGTTCGGCGTCACCAAGGCAGAGTACTATAGTCCTTGTCGCGGCATCCACCGGACCATTCAAAACGTGTACGATCCTCTTTCCTGCCGCAAAAGAAGACGGGCCGGAAACGACGCCATGCGGGCAATTCCGACGGTGGACGTCCTGAGCCAGGTAGACATCCTGCTCAATATGCGGCATCCTAAAGCTGCGTAA
- a CDS encoding M28 family peptidase: MPSEPQEQRIPLWSTLVAGMIGVVAIVVMLALNGGGDPAPPVANVNGPEDLSRYLPFDGEKAYQHLKDICALGPRVSATPAMQKQQQMIEDHLTRHGATVVRQSWEVRHPETGQPVTLTNLFGRFHPDRTERILLCCHYDTRPYADEDPDNPKAPFLGANDGASGAAALMELARHLGQVDTRYGIDLVFLDAEEFIFDKERDPFFLGSTYLAQRYRNGDINFRYKWGILLDMIGDKDLQIYQERNSLSWKDTRPLVLDIWRVANRLNIPEFVRRPRHTINDDHVPLHDIGGIPIIDIIDFDFPSPGYGPKYWHTQQDVPENCSAASLAKVGKVVLTWLQEVE; encoded by the coding sequence TTGCCGTCCGAACCGCAAGAACAACGGATCCCGCTTTGGAGTACGCTCGTCGCTGGAATGATTGGCGTGGTCGCGATTGTCGTGATGCTCGCTCTCAACGGTGGCGGCGACCCGGCACCTCCGGTTGCCAACGTGAATGGCCCCGAGGACCTTTCGCGCTACCTTCCCTTTGATGGGGAAAAGGCCTACCAGCATCTGAAGGATATCTGTGCGTTGGGGCCACGCGTCAGCGCAACCCCAGCGATGCAGAAACAGCAGCAGATGATCGAAGATCACCTGACCCGGCACGGGGCCACGGTGGTACGGCAATCTTGGGAAGTTCGCCATCCGGAAACGGGCCAGCCGGTCACGCTGACGAACCTGTTTGGCCGCTTTCATCCTGATCGGACGGAGCGAATTCTACTCTGTTGCCACTACGATACGCGTCCCTATGCCGACGAAGACCCGGACAACCCCAAGGCCCCGTTTCTGGGGGCCAACGACGGAGCAAGCGGTGCCGCGGCACTGATGGAGTTGGCCAGGCACCTGGGGCAGGTCGATACCAGGTACGGAATCGACCTCGTGTTCCTAGATGCAGAAGAGTTCATCTTCGACAAGGAACGCGATCCGTTCTTTCTCGGTTCGACCTATCTTGCCCAAAGGTACCGCAACGGCGATATCAATTTTAGGTACAAGTGGGGCATCTTGCTCGACATGATTGGGGACAAGGACCTGCAGATTTACCAGGAACGCAACAGTCTGTCCTGGAAAGATACCCGGCCGTTGGTTCTCGATATCTGGCGCGTCGCCAACCGGCTGAATATTCCGGAATTCGTTCGCAGGCCACGACATACGATTAACGACGACCACGTCCCCTTGCACGATATCGGCGGGATTCCGATCATCGATATTATCGATTTCGACTTCCCAAGCCCGGGTTATGGACCAAAATATTGGCATACCCAGCAGGACGTGCCTGAGAACTGCTCGGCCGCATCGTTGGCCAAGGTAGGAAAAGTGGTGCTGACCTGGCTGCAGGAAGTGGAATAA
- a CDS encoding FG-GAP repeat domain-containing protein — MLIRLLLLSPALLLFAGSLAAEDAKQPSFAKTQLTEEYFAEGASVGDFNKDGTTDIVCGPYWFAGPDFQTKNKFYDGKEFPNDRGYSDNFFSFVDDFNGDGFDDVLVVGLPGTPAHWYENSQSGETWKKHFAFPAVDNEAPTFLDITGDGKPELVCHFEGQLGYANPSQKDPTQRWVWTPISEKQGWGRYQHGLGVGDINGDGRQDFLMPEGWWEHPENWDGTTPWKKHAYRFAPGGAGIHAYDLDGDGDNDVVTSLHGHGYGLVWHEQTKGENGEIQFTQHEIMGTPDKSASELVFSQLHAVEMADMNGDGLKDIVTGKCYWAHNGHDPGAKDPAVTVVFLTSRSDKGEVSFQPLVVDNNSGTGRQLTLDDVNRDDKVDIVAGNKKGTFLFLSK, encoded by the coding sequence ATGCTCATTCGCCTGTTACTGCTCTCCCCTGCCCTGTTGTTGTTTGCTGGCTCCCTGGCAGCTGAAGACGCCAAGCAGCCAAGCTTTGCCAAGACGCAACTGACCGAGGAGTACTTCGCCGAAGGTGCTTCCGTTGGGGATTTCAACAAAGACGGCACGACCGATATCGTCTGTGGCCCCTATTGGTTTGCCGGCCCCGATTTCCAAACCAAGAACAAGTTTTACGACGGCAAGGAGTTCCCTAACGATCGGGGCTATTCAGATAACTTCTTCTCGTTTGTCGATGACTTCAACGGAGATGGCTTCGACGATGTGCTCGTTGTCGGTTTGCCGGGCACGCCAGCCCATTGGTACGAAAACAGCCAGTCTGGTGAAACTTGGAAGAAGCACTTCGCGTTCCCAGCCGTCGACAACGAAGCGCCGACCTTCCTGGATATCACCGGAGATGGCAAGCCGGAACTGGTATGTCACTTTGAGGGGCAGTTGGGCTATGCCAACCCCAGCCAAAAAGATCCTACGCAGCGCTGGGTATGGACCCCCATTTCCGAAAAGCAGGGTTGGGGCCGCTACCAGCATGGACTTGGTGTGGGGGACATCAACGGTGACGGTCGGCAAGACTTCCTGATGCCAGAGGGTTGGTGGGAACACCCAGAGAACTGGGATGGGACCACTCCTTGGAAAAAGCACGCGTATCGATTTGCTCCCGGCGGAGCAGGCATTCATGCGTACGACCTGGATGGAGACGGCGATAACGATGTCGTGACCAGCCTGCATGGGCATGGCTATGGTCTGGTGTGGCACGAACAGACCAAGGGGGAAAACGGCGAGATCCAGTTCACACAGCACGAGATCATGGGCACGCCTGACAAGTCGGCCAGTGAGCTTGTTTTCAGTCAGCTTCATGCGGTGGAAATGGCCGACATGAACGGGGACGGTTTGAAGGACATCGTCACCGGCAAGTGCTATTGGGCACACAACGGGCACGACCCAGGTGCGAAGGATCCAGCGGTGACGGTCGTCTTCCTGACCAGTCGCTCTGACAAGGGAGAAGTCAGCTTCCAGCCACTGGTTGTCGACAACAACAGCGGTACCGGTCGCCAGCTCACGCTGGATGACGTCAATCGCGACGACAAGGTCGACATTGTTGCCGGGAACAAAAAGGGGACTTTCCTGTTCCTGTCTAAGTAA
- a CDS encoding sialidase family protein, whose product MNRSTIAILALIAFVLASSAVKAETPPSQVVLPPTPGNPRNSEGDVVQLKNGDVLLIYTHFFGGAGDHAKAHLASRISHDGGATWSKEDKIVVPNEGGLNVMSVSLLRLADDRLALFYLRKNAQDDCRPQMRISTDEGVTWGEATGMISDQDIGYYILNNDRVVQLPSGRLIAPVSQHVGPGMPKRNNAGAMLVYYSDDSGKSWKRSAAAPRPPKRNDRDVMTQEPGVVLLSNGRLLMWCRTDAGSQFISFSSDEGETWSQLEPSNMISPLSPATIERIPSTGDLLLIWNDHSDIDASLRGKRTPLRSAISSDNGKTWQHVKTLEDKPTGWYCYIALDFIDGHAVLAYCAGDRRENNGLAVTNTQRLPIEWFYE is encoded by the coding sequence ATGAATCGATCCACTATCGCCATCCTGGCGCTAATCGCTTTTGTCCTTGCTTCATCCGCGGTGAAAGCAGAGACACCACCCTCTCAAGTCGTATTGCCACCAACGCCTGGCAACCCGCGGAATAGTGAAGGGGACGTCGTTCAGCTGAAAAATGGTGATGTCCTCCTGATCTACACGCACTTCTTTGGCGGGGCAGGGGACCATGCCAAGGCGCATCTGGCCAGCCGCATTTCGCACGACGGCGGCGCGACCTGGTCGAAGGAAGACAAAATCGTGGTCCCCAATGAAGGGGGACTCAACGTGATGTCAGTATCTTTGCTGAGACTCGCCGACGACCGACTGGCGCTGTTTTACCTGCGTAAGAATGCCCAAGACGATTGTCGCCCGCAAATGAGGATCAGCACCGACGAAGGAGTCACCTGGGGGGAAGCGACCGGGATGATCTCGGACCAAGATATTGGCTATTACATTCTGAATAACGATCGCGTCGTGCAGCTACCAAGTGGCCGGCTCATCGCTCCTGTCTCGCAGCATGTCGGGCCGGGGATGCCCAAGCGAAACAACGCCGGGGCGATGCTCGTTTACTACTCGGATGATTCTGGCAAGTCATGGAAGCGAAGTGCCGCGGCACCACGCCCTCCGAAGCGGAATGATCGCGACGTGATGACGCAGGAACCTGGCGTCGTGCTACTCAGCAATGGGCGGCTACTGATGTGGTGTCGCACCGATGCCGGTAGCCAGTTCATCTCATTCAGTAGTGACGAAGGAGAAACCTGGTCGCAACTTGAGCCTTCCAATATGATCTCCCCCTTATCGCCGGCTACGATCGAACGTATTCCTTCGACCGGAGACCTGCTGCTGATCTGGAACGATCACTCCGATATCGATGCTTCGCTTCGCGGCAAAAGAACGCCGCTACGATCGGCGATCTCCTCAGACAACGGAAAAACGTGGCAGCATGTCAAAACGCTGGAAGACAAGCCCACCGGCTGGTACTGCTATATCGCGTTAGACTTTATTGATGGCCATGCCGTGCTGGCCTACTGTGCCGGCGACCGCCGCGAGAATAACGGCTTGGCAGTCACCAACACCCAGCGTTTACCGATCGAGTGGTTCTACGAGTAG
- a CDS encoding DUF1559 domain-containing protein gives MKMTSKRSAFTLVELLVVIAIIGVLIALLLPAVQQAREAARRMSCSNNFKQLGLAMHNYHDTHNSFPASAYTPADDPGYTYRAYSAWVQILPFIEQNSLHDQLVSSSDRFKIIWQSVAQRNTKVDAFLCPSDSAYPSGSPGCNYGVSVGTTRSYDSYSNQNGMFRGPQKDHTKPGVETAMRDITDGLSNTLMLTEGLVGDNNDTSLMNGNSSEPRKGSTVSWNQFPTQADLNTFGQACAGITDHNGSNGQYWITGLPSQTIFNTLAPPNWQYPNCQTSGSGFASDRDGVYAPRSRHPGGVLVSVGDASARFIPETIDLATWQNFGGRSDGKVIQLP, from the coding sequence ATGAAGATGACGTCGAAACGCTCGGCTTTCACATTGGTCGAATTGTTAGTTGTGATTGCCATTATTGGCGTGTTGATTGCTCTGCTGCTGCCGGCTGTTCAGCAAGCCCGTGAGGCTGCTCGGCGAATGAGTTGCTCGAATAACTTCAAGCAACTTGGCTTGGCGATGCATAACTATCACGACACGCACAATTCGTTTCCAGCCTCGGCCTATACGCCGGCTGATGATCCTGGCTACACCTATCGTGCGTACAGTGCGTGGGTTCAGATTCTGCCGTTTATCGAGCAAAACTCGCTGCATGATCAGCTAGTTAGTTCGTCAGACCGCTTCAAAATCATTTGGCAGAGTGTGGCCCAGCGGAATACCAAGGTCGATGCCTTTCTGTGCCCGTCCGATAGCGCTTATCCCTCCGGAAGCCCAGGGTGCAATTACGGCGTGAGTGTTGGCACGACCCGCAGCTACGACAGCTACAGCAATCAGAACGGGATGTTCCGCGGTCCGCAAAAGGATCACACGAAGCCTGGCGTCGAAACGGCAATGCGAGATATCACCGATGGTCTGAGCAATACGTTGATGCTTACCGAAGGGCTCGTCGGCGACAACAATGACACCAGTTTGATGAATGGAAACTCATCCGAACCGCGTAAGGGTTCGACCGTTAGCTGGAACCAGTTCCCTACGCAAGCCGATCTCAATACTTTCGGTCAAGCTTGTGCAGGCATCACCGATCACAATGGGTCGAATGGCCAATATTGGATTACGGGGCTTCCTTCGCAGACGATCTTCAACACGCTTGCTCCGCCGAACTGGCAGTATCCGAACTGCCAAACCAGCGGTAGCGGTTTTGCCTCGGATCGTGACGGGGTCTACGCACCTCGCAGCCGACACCCAGGCGGCGTTCTCGTATCGGTTGGTGACGCTTCAGCTCGTTTCATTCCAGAAACGATCGATCTGGCGACCTGGCAGAATTTCGGCGGTCGCAGCGATGGCAAAGTGATTCAATTGCCGTAG
- a CDS encoding TrmH family RNA methyltransferase codes for MEIIRSLQNAQIKSAIKLRDRRGRMQQQRTVIDGLREIRRALQAGFPIETMFVLPEAISGPETAFFEEILADTDDISILHVTHEVMEKLAFGQRVEGAVAVAKFPEKKLSDIVLPECPLVVVIEQVEKPGNVGAILRTMDAVGADLLISADGRTDLFNPNAIRASLGTIFSMPVVDATSEETIAFLQNNQFQIYAARVDGSVPYTTVDMKPATALVLGSEAHGLSDKWHQAGIVNIHLPMQGIADSLNVSTTAAVLLYESLRQRR; via the coding sequence ATGGAAATCATCCGTTCGCTTCAAAACGCTCAGATCAAATCGGCAATCAAACTGCGCGATCGCCGTGGGCGTATGCAGCAACAACGAACGGTCATCGATGGCCTCCGTGAAATTCGAAGAGCCCTGCAAGCGGGCTTTCCAATCGAAACGATGTTTGTCTTGCCGGAAGCGATCTCCGGTCCCGAGACGGCCTTCTTCGAAGAGATCCTGGCCGATACCGACGACATCTCGATCCTGCACGTAACCCACGAAGTCATGGAGAAACTGGCTTTCGGCCAACGTGTGGAAGGGGCAGTCGCCGTCGCCAAATTTCCGGAAAAGAAACTTTCGGACATCGTCCTTCCCGAATGCCCGCTGGTGGTCGTCATCGAGCAGGTCGAGAAGCCGGGCAACGTGGGCGCCATTCTGCGAACGATGGACGCCGTGGGAGCCGACCTACTGATTTCAGCGGATGGTCGCACCGATTTGTTCAACCCCAACGCAATTCGCGCAAGCCTGGGGACGATCTTCTCAATGCCGGTCGTCGACGCGACTTCGGAAGAGACGATCGCCTTCTTACAGAACAACCAGTTCCAGATCTACGCAGCTCGCGTCGATGGGTCGGTGCCGTACACGACCGTCGACATGAAGCCGGCCACCGCGTTAGTGCTGGGCAGCGAAGCCCACGGTCTGAGCGACAAGTGGCATCAGGCCGGGATCGTCAACATTCACCTGCCCATGCAGGGTATTGCCGACAGCTTGAACGTTTCGACCACAGCGGCTGTTTTGCTGTACGAATCGCTGCGTCAGCGCCGTTAG